In Euwallacea fornicatus isolate EFF26 chromosome 2, ASM4011564v1, whole genome shotgun sequence, one genomic interval encodes:
- the Col4a1 gene encoding collagen alpha-1(IV) chain: MTDHGLWWFMVLCIGISAINGQFLSSYRAANRTGLYGRPTGKQKSITGAYRSGDYNTRQSQEYASKVEFYNENEEESAGREENLFGEVTNGPDDFYQSKESNSNFNYEKTSGESIGYGPSSGKYQGSISGVGSGASRSGDYSASGGYDSRSRAENYGSDYRGFSNVGGAQSSSASRYDSSSSYNAQQTQFSNRAGPYGSYPSSPYENRRPYASSYDIIDAPGSAVGPKNGSERCIPKCFAEKGNRGYAGLPGHNGEKGVRGFPGDEGIPGEKGDMGEPGPIGIRGPKGDRGKTGLPGFTGVNGIPGLPGPDGPPGLPGLDGCNGTDGIPGSPGYTGDVGPQGFPGPMGIKGDKGEAAHCEINLKGQKGEPGLNGVAGPSGNPGPQGPQGISGLPGEPGARGLPGPPGPRGTKGIMGVGYYGERGDKGDTGPPGQKGESVLPFIRNGTVQIGPKGDQGMKGDRGDFGLQGPKGEPGTEGEYGIPGGIGMKGEKGLVGPPGPRGRDGFAGPPGPPGQKGDRGLEGLPGLSGRHGPKGEPGRDGSPGEIGLRGPPGPPGGGKGMPGPPGPTGPRGYPGPQGPKGTDGFPGEPGKRGPVGPMGGPGTPGRTGPEGLPGDKGQKGEAGSIGYPGGEGPRGYPGGPGPQGPRGFPGEKGYSIMGPKGDDGFPGQDGLKGQKGEKGFPGPRGIPGDSLNGIPGEVGFPGPPGEKGNAGRPGVPGNPGTSGEKGDKGGTCIDCRPGLKGDKGDRGYDGRDGDQGPRGPPGALGAMGPPGFDGVPGIQGKPGAPGRDGNDGPIGEPGQPGKPAIVSDSLVKGEKGDKGDRGFPGNLGPKGFNGPIGFKGDKGLPGFPGEKGVQGLPGFRGTDGLPGLDGIPGQKGEQGDSIKGDRGLPGVPGQEGQKGEQGRDGRPGAAGQCAANIIAQLKGNQGPAGPKGEMGLPGQNGYPGPKGEPGFPGPKGVSGIQGPPGPEGRRGLPGPRGDKGNIGPMGFPGEPGRDGTRGLPGLNGPKGYKGEPGIPQIGPPGPPGLIGIKGEQGLPGFPGKPGVRGNDGLPGLMGEKGDIGLPGLNGLPGPPGGKGDAGPVGPPGIPGISGSPGLRGPKGSAGIKGEAGKPGLPGFPGLKGDKGDIGRHGFPGIKGMTGRPGAAGMPGLDGRPGLRGEKGDKGYPGPEGPSGIVGMPGERGYSGEKGDRGPEGRPGFTGLPGVAGLKGNEGVPGLPGRKGEPGAASEKGQKGEPGIPGLRGNDGLSGPPGPAGEKGDIGYPGQSIPGYQGQKGERGDRGFDGAPGIPGSKGDRGLPGLMGMKGDHGLPGATGAPGMDGKDGISGLPGDRGSPGAPGLIGAKGEKGESGRDGYDGPPGEKGNQGPLGPVGFPGEKGDIGERGAPGIPISVKGEKGEPGQAGLYGRDGEKGDRGFSGPPGAPGEKGDIGFPGLKGERGWPGPQGQKGDQGHQGLIGLQGITVKGEKGLPGLPGKNGREGSVGPQGQKGEPGLPGLSGRPGAPGLTGPLGPPGPKGDKGFDGRPGEPGLTGPPGQTGLNGLQGQPGEKGDRGPPGILGVPGEKGDRGLTGLQGPPGLKGDKGDRGRDGLPGLKGPPGPQGFKGEIGLRGEVGHAGLIGAKGDKGDAGRNGLPGAKGNPGRPGLHGPPGLDGRPGIDGIPGESGMQGLKGDRGYPGAPGPTGPQGLRGEIGLKGRAGLDGLIGSPGLKGEPGTPCISVSDYLTGTLLVRHSQSTEVPQCEAGHIKLWEGYSLLYVSGNEKTQSQDLGMAGSCIRRFSTMPFVFCDVDNVCNYASRNDKSYWLSTNAPIPMMPVEEEDIQKYISRCTVCETPANVIAVHSQSLSLPECPYGWSTLWIGYSFVMHTGAGANGGGQSLSSPGSCLEDFRASPFIECNGAQGHCHYFANMLSFWLATIEQNQQFQKPQKQTLKAGNVRDRVSRCQVCIKNT, from the exons CAATTTCTTAGTAGCTATCGGGCGGCAAATAGGACTGGACTTTATGGAAGACCCACTGGGAAACAAAAATCTATTACTGGGGCTTACAGAAGCGGAGATTATAATACTAGACAATCCCAGGAATACGCGTCGAAAGTAGAATTTTACAACGAAAATGAAGAAGAATCTGCCGG ACGGGAAGAAAACCTATTTGGGGAGGTGACCAATGGCCCTGATGACTTTTATCAGTCTAAGGAAAGCAACTCTAACTTCAATTATGAGAAAACATCTGGAGAATCTATAGGATATGGGCCATCCTCTGGCAAATATCAAGGTTCTATAAGTGGTGTTGGTTCTGGAGCTTCTAGATCTGGTGATTATAGTGCTTCTGGAG GTTATGACTCCAGAAGTAGAGCAGAGAACTACGGCTCAGACTACAGGGGATTTTCCAACGTTGGTGGAGCTCAAAGCTCATCAGCTTCAAGATATGATTCTTCTTCAAGCTATAACGCCCAACAAACCCAATTTTCAAACAGAGCTGGTCCCTATGGCTCTTACCCTAGTAGTCCTTATGAAAACAGAAGACCTTATGCTAGCAGCTACGACATCATTGATGCTCCTGGTAGCGCCGTTGGACCTAAAAATGGATCCGAAAGGTGCATTCCAAAGTGTTTCGCAGAAAAAGGAAATCGG GGCTATGCGGGGCTTCCAGGCCATAATGGAGAGAAGGGAGTTCGAGGTTTTCCTGGTGATGAAGGTATTCCTGGAGAAAAGGGGGATATGGGTGAACCTGGTCCGATTGGAATTAGGGGCCCTAAAGGAGATAGAGGGAAGACTGGTCTGCCTGGGTTTACAGGGGTTAATGGAATACCTGGTTTACCGGGTCCAGATGGGCCTCCTGGACTTCCTGGACTGGACGGATGTAATGGAACAGAT GGTATACCAGGCTCCCCTGGTTATACTGGTGATGTCGGCCCGCAAGGTTTTCCAGGACCAATGGGCATAAAAGGAGACAAAGGCGAAGCCGCCCATTGCGAAATTAACCTGAAAGGGCAGAAAGGAGAGCCAGGACTCAATGGAGTCGCTGGACCCTCAGGAAATCCTGGACCTCAAGGACCACAAGGAATTTCTGGTCTACCGGGGGAACCCGGCGCAAGG GGCCTTCCTGGACCGCCAGGTCCGAGAGGCACCAAAGGTATAATGGGTGTCGGTTATTACGGAGAGAGAGGTGATAAAGGCGACACAGGACCACCCGGTCAAAAGGGAGAATCTGTTTTGCCATTCATAAGAAACGGGACCGTTCAAATAGGCCCAAAAGGAGATCAAGGCATGAAAGGTGATCGAGGAGACTTCGGGTTACAAGGACCGAAAGGAGAACCAGGTACTGAAGGTGAATATGGTATACCTGGAGGCATCGGTATGAAGGGAGAAAAGGGCTTAGTCGGCCCTCCAGGACCACGg GGTAGAGATGGTTTCGCCGGTCCCCCAGGACCACCAGGTCAAAAGGGGGATCGCGGCTTGGAAGGTCTGCCGGGTCTTTCAGGCAGGCATGGCCCTAAAGGAGAACCGGGTCGAGATGGATCACCGGGGGAAATTGGTTTAAGAGGGCCTCCTGGTCCGCCAGGTGGAGGAAAAGGCATGCCTGGGCCACCGGGACCCACGGGGCCACGGGGTTATCCAGGTCCTCAAGGACCCAAAG GTACTGATGGATTTCCTGGTGAGCCAGGAAAAAGAGGTCCCGTTGGACCGATGGGGGGACCAGGTACTCCTGGGCGAACGGGACCCGAAGGACTTCCAGGCGATAAAGGACAAAAAGGAGAAGCAGGCTCTATTGGTTATCCGGGCGGCGAAGGTCCGAGAGGATATCCAGGAGGCCCAGGTCCTCAAGGACCAAGAGGTTTCCCAGGAGAAAAGGGATACTCAATAATG GGTCCGAAAGGTGATGATGGTTTTCCGGGTCAAGACGGTCTCAAAGGTCAAAAGGGGGAGAAAGGGTTCCCAGGACCGCGTGGCATCCCCGGAGATTCACTAAACGGTATCCCCGGTGAAGTAGGTTTCCCTGGACCGCCAGGTGAAAAAGGAAATGCTGGTAGACCTGGAGTGCCTGGTAATCCTGGCACCTCTGGCGAAAAGGGAGATAAAGGAGGAACTTGCATTGATTGCCGACCTGGCTTGAAAGGAGATAAAGGGGATCGAGGCTATGATGGTCGAGATGGTGATCAAGGGCCGCGAGGTCCACCAGGTGCCCTTGGGGCGATGGGTCCGCCTGGATTCGACGGTGTTCCTGGAATTCAAGGAAAACCTGGAGCTCCT GGCAGAGATGGTAATGACGGTCCAATAGGAGAACCCGGACAACCAGGAAAACCAGCAATTGTATCTGACAGTTTGGTTAAAGGAGAAAAGGGAGATAAAGGAGACAGAGGTTTCCCTGGCAATCTCGGACCCAAAGGATTTAATGGGCCGATAGGTTTTAAGGGAGATAAAGGATTGCCAGGATTCCCAGGAGAAAAAGGTGTTCAAGGATTACCCGGATTTAGAGGAACCGACGGATTACCAGGTTTAGACGGAATACCCGGTCAGAAAGGGGAACAAGGAGATAGTATCAAAGGAGATCGAGGTCTACCTGGCGTTCCCGGACAAGAGGGTCAAAAAGGAGAGCAAGGAAGGGACGGAAGACCGGGTGCGGCTGGACAATGTGCGGCCAATATAATAGCACAACTAAAGGGAAATCAAGGTCCTGCTGGGCCAAAAGGTGAAATGGGACTGCCCGGGCAGAATGGGTATCCGGGACCGAAAGGAGAACCTGGATTTCCAGGACCAAAAG GTGTATCAGGAATTCAGGGACCACCCGGACCAGAAGGACGTCGAGGATTACCTGGACCACGTGGTGATAAAGGAAATATAGGTCCAATGGGTTTTCCGGGAGAACCAGGAAGGGATGGTACCCGAGGTTTGCCAGGATTAAATGGCCCAAAAGGCTATAAAGGTGAACCAGGCATCCCACAAATTGGGCCACCTGGACCACCTGGATTGATAGGAATTAAGGGAGAACAAGGATTGCCCGGATTTCCAGGCAAACCCGGAGTACGAGGAAATGATGGATTACCCGGATTAATGGGCGAAAAGGGAGATATTGGTTTGCCTGGATTGAATGGACTGCCAGGACCACCAGGTGGAAAGGGAGACGCGGGACCAGTGGGACCGCCTGGTATACCAGGAATATCAGGATCACCAGGACTCAGAGGCCCGAAAGGGTCGGCTGGAATAAAAGGAGAAGCGGGAAAACCTGGACTTCCAGGATTCCCAGGACTAAAAGGAGATAAAGGCGACATAGGTCGTCACGGATTTCCAGGAATAAAGGGAATGACTGGTAGACCTGGAGCAGCAGGAATGCCTGGATTAGATGGACGACCTGGACTTAGAGGAGAAAAAGGCGATAAAGGATACCCTGGTCCCGAAGGTCCATCTGGTATAGTTGGAATGCCAGGTGAAAGAGGATACTCAGGCGAAAAAGGAGATAGAGGCCCCGAAGGCAGGCCCGGCTTTACCGGGCTTCCAGGAGTTGCAGGCCTTAAAGGAAATGAGGGAGTTCCTGGTTTACCCGGAAGAAAAGGAGAACCTGGAGCAGCTTCGGAAAAAGGCCAAAAGGGTGAGCCGGGTATTCCCGGATTAAGAGGCAACGATGGTTTATCGGGACCACCTGGCCCAGCCGGCGAGAAAGGAGATATTGGTTATCCAGGCCAGAGCATTCCAGGTTATCAAGGACAAAAAGGAGAACGAGGAGACAGGGGATTCGATGGTGCCCCCGGTATTCCAGGAAGTAAAGGTGATAGAGGTCTACCCGGCTTAATGGGGATGAAGGGAGATCACGGTTTGCCGGGAGCTACCGGTGCACCTGGAATGGACGGAAAAGATGGCATATCAGGACTACCAGGAGACAGAGGATCTCCTGGTGCCCCTGGATTAATTGGAGCAAAGGGAGAAAAAGGAGAATCTGGAAGAGATGGTTACGATGGACCTCCAGGTGAAAAAGGCAACCAAGGACCATTAGGACCTGTAGGATTCCCCGGGGAAAAAGGAGATATTGGAGAAAGAGGAGCACCAGGAATTCCAATTTCGGTGAAGGGAGAAAAGGGAGAACCGGGGCAGGCTGGCCTATATGGTAGGGATGGAGAAAAGGGTGATAGGGGATTTTCCGGCCCTCCAGGAGCTCCAGGAGAGAAAGGCGACATTGGATTCCCGGGACTGAAAGGCGAAAGAGGGTGGCCAGGTCCACAGGGACAAAAAG GAGATCAAGGACATCAAGGTTTAATAGGTTTACAAGGGATCACCGTTAAGGGCGAGAAAGGTCTTCCAGGGCTTCCAGGCAAAAACGGACGGGAAGGTTCTGTAGGTCCTCAAGGACAGAAGGGTGAACCAGGATTGCCAGGTTTAAGTGGGCGGCCCGGAGCTCCTGGTTTAACAGGACCTCTTGGACCCCCAGGGCCCAAAGGAGATAAAGGGTTCGACGGGCGACCTGGAGAGCCAGGCTTAACAG GTCCTCCTGGACAGACGGGATTGAACGGATTGCAAGGGCAGCCAGGAGAGAAAGGAGATCGCGGTCCCCCTGGAATTCTTGGTGTACCTGGAGAAAAAGGTGATCGAGGTCTCACCGGTTTGCAAGGTCCTCCAGGACTGAAAGGCGACAAGGGTGATCGAGGCCGAGACGGGTTACCTGGATTAAAAGGACCGCCAGGACCGCAGGGCTTCAAAGGagaaattg GTCTTCGAGGTGAAGTTGGTCACGCCGGATTAATAGGAGCAAAAGGTGATAAAGGTGATGCTGGTAGAAACGGACTGCCCGGTGCGAAGGGCAACCCTGGACGACCTGGATTGCACGGGCCTCCAGGATTAGACGGTCGCCCTGGAATTGATGGTATACCGGGAGAGTCTGGCATGCAGGGCTTAAAAGGAGATCGAGGGTATCCAGGGGCTCCAGGACCCACTGGACCACAAGGATTAAGAGGGGAAATAGGCCTTAAAGGACGCGCTGGGCTGGATGGCTTGATAGGTTCACCAGGACTTAAGGGAGAACCTGGAACTCCCTGCATTTCAGTCTCCGACTATCTTACTGGGACCTTATTAGTTCGCCACAGTCAATCCACTGAAGTACCTCAATGCGAAGCTGGACACATCAAACTTTGGGAAGGTTATTCTCTGCTCTATGTGTCTG GCAATGAAAAGACACAGAGCCAAGACTTGGGCATGGCCGGTTCTTGCATAAGGAGGTTCTCCACCATGCCTTTCGTATTCTGTGACGTCGACAACGTTTGTAATTACGCAAGTAGAAATGACAAGTCTTATTGGTTGTCGACCAATGCTCCCATACCCATGATGCCGGTCGAGGAAGAAGATATTCAGAAATATATTTCGAGATGTACCGTTTGCGAAACTCCTGCTAACGTAATTGCCGTGCATAGTCAGTCTCTGTCTTTGCCAGAATGTCCGTACGGGTGGTCTACTTTATGGATTGGGTACAGTTTTGTGATG